From Amycolatopsis sp. cg9, one genomic window encodes:
- a CDS encoding TIGR01777 family oxidoreductase, producing MRILIAGASGLIGSALGERLLGDGHEVRRLVRREARGGGEFRWDPPSGTIADGAFEGVDAVVNLGGKPLFPGRWSAMRKQQLTDSRVEPTEVLAEAVAEHGVGVLVNASAVGYYGHTHESTVDESAPRGHGFLAELCEAWEAATTPAGAARVVHIRTGLVLSAKGGLYGTLRPLFQLCLGGRLGDGRQYMPWIALEDEVGAIVHVLTHDLAGPVNLTGPAPVTNAEFTRAVGRALHRPAPWWVPGIALKAVLGQAGEEMALFGQRAVPAALERSGYAFRHPTLDSALAAA from the coding sequence ATGCGAATACTCATCGCCGGAGCGAGCGGGTTGATCGGGTCGGCGCTGGGCGAGCGCCTGCTGGGCGACGGGCACGAAGTCCGCCGCCTGGTGCGGCGGGAAGCGCGCGGCGGCGGGGAATTCCGGTGGGACCCGCCGTCCGGGACCATCGCCGACGGCGCCTTCGAAGGCGTGGACGCCGTCGTGAACCTGGGCGGCAAGCCGCTGTTCCCCGGCCGCTGGAGCGCGATGCGCAAGCAGCAGCTCACCGACAGCCGGGTCGAACCGACCGAGGTGCTCGCCGAAGCCGTCGCCGAACACGGGGTCGGCGTGCTCGTCAACGCTTCCGCCGTCGGCTACTACGGCCACACCCACGAGTCCACTGTGGACGAATCAGCGCCGCGCGGGCACGGGTTCCTCGCCGAGCTCTGCGAAGCCTGGGAAGCCGCGACGACGCCGGCGGGCGCCGCGCGGGTCGTGCACATCCGGACCGGGCTCGTCCTGTCCGCGAAGGGCGGGCTGTACGGCACCCTGCGCCCGCTCTTCCAGCTCTGCCTGGGCGGACGGCTCGGCGACGGCCGCCAGTACATGCCGTGGATCGCCCTCGAAGACGAGGTCGGCGCGATCGTCCACGTCCTGACGCACGACCTGGCGGGCCCGGTGAACCTGACCGGCCCGGCGCCGGTGACCAACGCCGAGTTCACCCGCGCGGTCGGCCGCGCGCTGCACCGCCCGGCGCCGTGGTGGGTGCCCGGCATCGCGCTCAAGGCCGTGCTCGGCCAGGCCGGCGAGGAGATGGCGCTGTTCGGGCAGCGGGCCGTCCCGGCCGCGCTGGAGCGCTCCGGCTACGCGTTCCGGCACCCGACCCTGGACAGCGCGCTCGCCGCGGCATGA
- the sucB gene encoding 2-oxoglutarate dehydrogenase, E2 component, dihydrolipoamide succinyltransferase: MAYSVTLPELGESVTEGTVTRWLKQEGDTVEVDEPLLEISTDKVDTEVPSPVAGTVVKISAQEDETVEVGGELAVIDDGSGGVPESAAPAQEEEKQPEPEPEPEPQAQDSAPSKPDTAPAAGGEGTEVKLPELGESVTEGTVTRWLKAVGDSVEVDEPLLEISTDKVDTEVPSPVAGTVLEIRAGEDETVEVGGVLAVIGDANAAPKAEAKPEPKPEPKPEPKPEPVQETKPEPKPEPKPEPKPQAAPAAAGAATESAPAAAAKDGSADGPYVTPLVRKLATEHGIDLASLTGSGVGGRIRKQDVLAAAEEKQKAAAPAPAAAAPAAAAAPSAPAARPAVPVSPELAALRGTVQKASRIRQITATKTRESLQIAAQLTQVQEVDVTKIAKLRQRAKAAFKEREGVNLTFLPFFAKATVEALKQHPNVNASYNEDTKEITYHGAVHLGIAVDTERGLLSVVIHDAGELSLAGLAHRIADLAGRARSGQIKPDELSGGTFSITNIGSVGALFDTPIIVQPQSGILGTGAVVKRPVVIADADGNDTIAVRSMAYLPLTYDHRLVDGADAGRFLTTIKQRLEEGNFEGELGL; encoded by the coding sequence ATGGCCTACTCCGTCACATTGCCGGAGCTCGGGGAGAGCGTCACCGAAGGCACCGTCACCCGGTGGCTTAAGCAGGAGGGCGACACCGTCGAGGTCGACGAGCCGTTGCTCGAGATCTCGACCGACAAGGTCGACACCGAGGTCCCCTCCCCGGTGGCGGGCACGGTCGTGAAGATCAGCGCCCAGGAAGACGAGACCGTCGAGGTCGGCGGCGAGCTGGCCGTGATCGACGACGGCAGCGGCGGCGTGCCCGAGTCCGCCGCCCCGGCGCAGGAAGAGGAGAAGCAGCCCGAGCCGGAGCCCGAGCCCGAGCCGCAGGCCCAGGACAGCGCCCCGAGCAAGCCGGACACCGCGCCGGCCGCCGGCGGCGAAGGCACCGAGGTGAAGCTGCCCGAGCTGGGCGAAAGCGTCACCGAAGGCACCGTCACGCGCTGGCTGAAGGCGGTCGGCGACTCGGTCGAGGTCGACGAGCCGCTGCTCGAGATCTCCACCGACAAGGTCGACACCGAGGTCCCGTCCCCGGTCGCCGGCACGGTGCTGGAGATCCGCGCGGGCGAGGACGAGACCGTCGAGGTCGGCGGCGTCCTGGCCGTCATCGGTGACGCGAACGCGGCGCCGAAGGCCGAGGCCAAGCCCGAGCCGAAGCCGGAACCCAAGCCGGAACCGAAGCCCGAGCCGGTCCAGGAGACCAAGCCCGAGCCGAAGCCCGAGCCCAAGCCGGAACCGAAGCCGCAGGCGGCCCCGGCCGCGGCCGGGGCCGCCACGGAATCGGCTCCGGCCGCCGCGGCGAAGGACGGCTCGGCGGACGGCCCGTACGTCACGCCGCTGGTCCGCAAGCTGGCGACCGAGCACGGCATCGACCTCGCGTCGCTGACCGGCAGCGGCGTCGGCGGCCGGATCCGCAAGCAGGACGTCCTGGCCGCGGCCGAGGAGAAGCAGAAGGCGGCCGCCCCGGCGCCCGCCGCGGCCGCTCCGGCCGCCGCTGCCGCCCCGTCGGCGCCGGCCGCGCGTCCCGCCGTCCCGGTGTCGCCGGAACTGGCCGCGCTGCGCGGCACGGTGCAGAAGGCCAGCCGGATCCGCCAGATCACGGCCACCAAGACCCGCGAGTCGCTGCAGATCGCCGCGCAGCTCACGCAGGTCCAGGAGGTCGACGTCACGAAGATCGCCAAGCTGCGCCAGCGCGCGAAGGCGGCCTTCAAGGAGCGCGAGGGCGTCAACCTGACGTTCCTGCCGTTCTTCGCGAAGGCCACGGTCGAGGCGCTCAAGCAGCACCCGAACGTCAACGCGTCCTACAACGAGGACACGAAGGAGATCACCTACCACGGCGCCGTGCACCTGGGCATCGCGGTGGACACCGAGCGCGGCCTGCTCTCGGTCGTGATCCACGACGCGGGCGAGCTGAGCCTGGCCGGTCTCGCGCACCGGATCGCCGACCTGGCGGGCCGCGCGCGGTCGGGCCAGATCAAGCCGGACGAGCTGTCGGGCGGCACGTTCTCGATCACGAACATCGGCAGCGTCGGCGCGCTGTTCGACACGCCGATCATCGTGCAGCCGCAGTCGGGCATCCTCGGCACCGGCGCGGTCGTCAAGCGCCCGGTCGTGATCGCGGACGCCGACGGCAACGACACGATCGCCGTCCGCTCGATGGCGTACCTGCCGCTGACCTACGACCACCGCCTGGTGGACGGGGCCGACGCGGGCCGCTTCCTGACGACGATCAAGCAGCGCCTGGAAGAGGGCAACTTCGAGGGCGAACTCGGCCTCTGA
- the lpdA gene encoding dihydrolipoyl dehydrogenase, which translates to MTDTSADLVILGGGSGGYAAAFRAAELGLSVTLIEKDKLGGTCLHRGCIPTKALLHAAEVADETREAEAVGVKAAFEGIDIAGVNKYKDGIVARLYKGLQGLAKAHKVNLVEGSGTFVGGTTVEVDGTRHTGKNVILATGSYSRTLPGLELGGRIIASEQALSLDYVPKKVVVLGGGVIGVEFASVWASFGVDVTIVEALPRLVPNEDEFASKQLERAFRRRKIAFKTGVRFTGAKQDDNGVAVSLESGETIEADLLLVAVGRGPNSAGHGYEEAGVKIERGFVITDERLRTNLPNVYAVGDIVPGLQLAHRGFQQGIFVAEEIAGQSPRVIDESGIPRVTYSHPEVASVGLTESQAKDKYGADVTTFTYDLGGNGKSQILKTSGGVKLVKAPDGPVVGVHMVGDRVGELIGEAQLIYSWEAFPEDVAPLIHAHPTQTEALGEAFLALAGKPLHVHS; encoded by the coding sequence GTGACCGACACCTCCGCCGACCTCGTGATCCTGGGAGGCGGATCGGGCGGCTACGCCGCGGCGTTCCGCGCGGCCGAGCTGGGCCTTTCCGTCACGTTGATCGAGAAGGACAAGCTGGGCGGGACGTGCCTCCACCGGGGCTGCATCCCGACCAAGGCCCTGCTGCACGCCGCCGAGGTCGCCGACGAGACCCGCGAAGCCGAGGCGGTCGGCGTCAAGGCCGCCTTCGAGGGCATCGACATCGCCGGGGTCAACAAGTACAAGGACGGCATCGTCGCCCGCCTGTACAAGGGCCTGCAGGGCCTGGCCAAGGCGCACAAGGTGAACCTCGTCGAGGGCAGCGGCACGTTCGTCGGCGGCACGACCGTCGAGGTGGACGGCACCCGCCACACCGGCAAGAACGTCATCCTCGCCACCGGCTCGTACTCGCGCACGCTGCCCGGCCTGGAGCTCGGCGGCCGCATCATCGCCAGCGAGCAGGCCCTGTCCCTCGACTACGTCCCCAAGAAGGTCGTCGTCCTGGGCGGCGGCGTCATCGGCGTCGAGTTCGCCAGCGTCTGGGCTTCCTTCGGCGTCGACGTCACCATCGTCGAGGCCCTGCCGCGGCTGGTCCCGAACGAGGACGAGTTCGCGTCCAAGCAGCTCGAGCGCGCGTTCCGCCGCCGCAAGATCGCCTTCAAGACGGGCGTGCGGTTCACCGGCGCGAAGCAGGACGACAACGGCGTGGCCGTTTCGCTGGAGTCCGGCGAGACCATCGAGGCCGACCTGCTGCTGGTCGCCGTCGGCCGCGGGCCGAACTCGGCCGGCCACGGCTACGAGGAGGCCGGCGTCAAGATCGAGCGCGGCTTCGTCATCACCGACGAGCGGCTGCGCACCAACCTGCCGAACGTCTACGCCGTCGGCGACATCGTCCCCGGCCTGCAGCTCGCGCACCGCGGCTTCCAGCAGGGCATCTTCGTCGCCGAGGAGATCGCCGGGCAGAGCCCGCGCGTGATCGACGAGAGCGGCATCCCGCGGGTCACCTACTCCCACCCGGAGGTCGCGTCGGTCGGGCTGACCGAGTCCCAGGCCAAGGACAAGTACGGCGCCGACGTCACGACGTTCACCTACGACCTCGGCGGCAACGGCAAGAGCCAGATCCTCAAGACCTCCGGCGGCGTCAAGCTCGTCAAGGCGCCGGACGGCCCGGTCGTCGGCGTGCACATGGTGGGCGACCGCGTCGGCGAGCTGATCGGCGAAGCGCAGCTGATCTACAGCTGGGAGGCCTTCCCGGAGGACGTCGCACCCCTCATCCACGCCCACCCGACCCAGACCGAGGCCCTCGGTGAAGCGTTCCTCGCCCTCGCGGGGAAGCCGCTGCACGTGCACAGCTGA
- a CDS encoding oxidoreductase, with amino-acid sequence MVVVGLFDSLRRRAKGGQRAGTLRKASSEDTRHLEEWVASRQGVEAYVEPRTNVTETTVVLIAHDGEWTRRRIGSLEAAQQFGHRRSIPVYEVARVGYPKRMREYTERKKRGQA; translated from the coding sequence GTGGTCGTAGTGGGGCTCTTCGACTCGCTGCGCAGGCGGGCCAAGGGTGGGCAACGGGCCGGCACGCTGCGGAAAGCCAGCTCCGAAGACACCCGGCACCTGGAGGAGTGGGTGGCCTCGAGGCAGGGGGTGGAGGCCTACGTGGAGCCTCGGACCAATGTCACGGAGACCACTGTGGTGTTGATCGCCCACGACGGTGAGTGGACCCGCCGCCGCATCGGCAGCCTGGAGGCCGCGCAGCAGTTCGGCCACCGCCGGTCCATCCCGGTCTACGAGGTCGCGCGCGTCGGCTACCCGAAGCGGATGCGGGAGTACACCGAGCGCAAGAAGCGCGGGCAGGCTTAG
- a CDS encoding SMI1/KNR4 family protein: MDAGDYLETAVRDVLTAPDAAVDDQVGYAALLLAVTGALDEADRVVEQWLARTERPVSALAPDPVRARAWAMLFEARGARPAWAEGLPPLDLDAEERAHAVSLRRAVSDLAGVLPPGPIAEVVKQVAPARPDRVRTAVAEGDLALWASLAGPHPDVAALAATRALAPALVAGADPLGLRDWAPSCAGALVAALHERYPPELGSWPELIAEILRLRGGATAPLQRDGASAGRPPRPGGATAAAPLLRGRSTLPPPASEAAIRSAELRLGVELPPDHRDFLRTCDGLPADVVFPRLLGTADLRAENGVVVLAEPAVLLLSAGHVVEVDPVLGTTVHPSFRAALVKHATLLAQAS; the protein is encoded by the coding sequence GTGGACGCCGGCGACTACCTCGAGACGGCGGTCCGCGACGTCCTGACCGCGCCCGACGCGGCGGTCGACGACCAGGTCGGGTACGCCGCGCTGCTGCTCGCGGTGACCGGCGCGCTCGACGAGGCCGACCGGGTGGTGGAGCAGTGGCTGGCCCGCACGGAACGGCCGGTGAGCGCGCTGGCGCCGGACCCGGTGCGCGCCCGAGCGTGGGCGATGCTCTTCGAGGCCCGCGGCGCGCGTCCGGCGTGGGCGGAGGGGCTGCCGCCGCTGGACCTCGACGCCGAAGAGCGCGCGCACGCGGTTTCGCTGCGCCGCGCGGTCTCCGACCTGGCGGGTGTGCTGCCGCCGGGCCCGATCGCGGAGGTGGTCAAGCAGGTGGCGCCGGCCCGCCCGGACCGCGTCCGCACGGCAGTGGCCGAGGGCGATCTCGCGCTCTGGGCCTCCCTCGCCGGGCCGCACCCCGACGTCGCGGCCCTCGCGGCGACACGGGCGTTGGCCCCGGCGCTGGTGGCGGGCGCGGACCCGCTCGGGTTGCGCGACTGGGCCCCGTCGTGCGCGGGTGCGCTGGTCGCGGCCCTGCACGAGCGTTACCCGCCGGAGCTCGGCAGCTGGCCGGAGCTGATCGCGGAGATCCTGCGCCTGCGCGGCGGCGCGACAGCCCCACTCCAGCGCGACGGCGCATCCGCAGGCCGCCCACCCCGGCCCGGCGGCGCGACGGCGGCAGCCCCGCTCCTGCGCGGCCGGTCCACCCTCCCGCCCCCGGCATCGGAAGCCGCCATCCGCTCGGCAGAGCTCCGCCTCGGCGTCGAACTCCCACCCGACCACCGCGACTTCCTCCGCACCTGCGACGGCCTCCCCGCCGACGTGGTCTTCCCCCGCCTGCTCGGCACGGCCGACCTGCGCGCCGAGAACGGCGTCGTGGTCCTGGCGGAACCGGCGGTGCTGCTGCTCTCGGCCGGGCACGTCGTCGAGGTCGACCCGGTCCTCGGCACCACCGTCCACCCGTCCTTCCGCGCGGCCCTGGTCAAGCACGCCACCCTGCTCGCCCAAGCCAGCTAG
- a CDS encoding TAXI family TRAP transporter solute-binding subunit encodes MKRALVTAAVLALAVTGCGGKQQTDSAAPGGPQSCEAGEGRITIATGNSGGVYYVLGGGLAQLISGNTKLRATAAETGASVQNIQQLVAGNYDVAFSLADTAADAVNGRGSFDGKPQKVQALARIYPNSTQVLVRADAGITSVADLKGKRISTGSPKSGTEVIANRLLQAAGLKDTDVQAQRLDLAKTADGMKAGTLDGLVWSGGLPTAQITDITTALKDKVKFLDVTPLLPKLKEVNPVYDQAVIPAKTYAQPSDVPTVVVPNLLLVREDFPAGNACAITKLIFDKQAELAKVHPAAKEITKQLAPQTDPVPLHPGAKQALG; translated from the coding sequence ATGAAACGCGCACTCGTCACCGCCGCGGTGCTCGCCTTGGCCGTCACCGGCTGCGGCGGGAAGCAGCAGACGGACTCGGCCGCACCCGGCGGTCCGCAGTCCTGCGAAGCCGGCGAAGGCCGGATCACCATCGCCACCGGCAACAGCGGCGGCGTCTACTACGTGCTGGGCGGTGGGCTGGCTCAGCTGATCAGCGGCAACACCAAGCTGCGGGCGACGGCCGCGGAGACCGGCGCGTCGGTGCAGAACATCCAGCAGCTCGTCGCCGGCAACTACGACGTCGCCTTCTCCCTGGCCGACACCGCGGCGGACGCGGTGAACGGCAGGGGGTCCTTCGACGGCAAGCCGCAGAAGGTCCAGGCGCTGGCGCGGATCTACCCGAACTCGACGCAGGTCCTGGTGCGCGCGGACGCCGGCATCACCTCGGTCGCGGACCTGAAGGGCAAGCGGATCTCGACGGGCTCGCCGAAGTCGGGCACCGAGGTGATCGCGAACCGCCTGCTGCAGGCGGCGGGCCTGAAGGACACCGACGTCCAGGCGCAGCGGCTCGACCTGGCCAAGACGGCGGACGGGATGAAGGCGGGCACCCTCGACGGGCTCGTCTGGTCCGGCGGGCTGCCGACCGCGCAGATCACCGACATCACGACGGCGTTGAAGGACAAGGTGAAGTTCCTCGACGTCACGCCGCTGCTGCCGAAGCTGAAGGAGGTCAACCCGGTCTACGACCAGGCCGTGATCCCCGCGAAGACCTACGCGCAGCCGTCCGACGTGCCGACGGTCGTGGTGCCGAACCTGCTGCTGGTGCGCGAAGACTTCCCGGCGGGCAACGCGTGCGCGATCACGAAGCTGATCTTCGACAAGCAGGCGGAGCTGGCGAAGGTGCACCCGGCGGCGAAGGAGATCACCAAGCAGCTGGCCCCGCAGACCGACCCGGTCCCGCTGCACCCGGGGGCGAAGCAGGCGCTCGGCTAG
- a CDS encoding TRAP transporter permease, whose product MTTGPVEEDTPAAIAAEHDEERPARQLPRVPDRVVYFVALAVAVLVLKQVFFPFAKGNQFYLVLFLGTTLPLVFLCYRPRARAGDAPGWTDWTLAAVALVVGLYPVLTGYDAFLDRQGILSPLDIVAGALLLVLILEATRRTTGLVLPIVCLLFLAYAYYGGFLPQNWGIAHAGIDFSQIVNALYNDASGFYGTPLDVAGSYIVLFTLYGAVLNASGAGQFFVDISFAAFRKSRTAPGRTTVLSGFLLGTVSGSGTATAVSLGSITWPILKKARYPKENAGGLLAASGIGAILSPPTLGAAAFIIAEYLQTSYLKVLIWATVPTLLYYLGIVFAMEADARRFKAEAVDVPHGDPWKLLLRGGYHFLSLAIIVVFLALDIPPFAAVVYATGVAALFALIARRRDVRGWAKDMVDALSAGVRGALPVIAVCAAAGVITSTITKTGLGLELADALVELAGVLSDNGTVILVLTVLLSAVAVGVLGLAVPVTASFIIAWVVIGPALETLGVADAERAMFIFYYAVLSEVTPPTALAAVASAAITGGSVLGTMWQCWKYTLPAFLVPIAFVLTDNGAALLLESDALTVGWVAAVSALAVAALAVVTGGWLFGPVSLPVRLLFVPAALCLLYLEPVPIAIGAACGAAALLAHAVIKRRTA is encoded by the coding sequence GTGACCACCGGGCCGGTCGAAGAGGACACTCCCGCCGCGATCGCCGCCGAGCACGACGAAGAACGGCCCGCGCGGCAGCTCCCCCGGGTTCCGGACCGGGTCGTCTACTTCGTCGCGCTGGCCGTCGCCGTGCTGGTGCTCAAGCAGGTCTTCTTCCCCTTCGCCAAGGGCAACCAGTTCTACCTGGTGCTCTTCCTCGGCACGACGCTCCCGCTGGTCTTCCTCTGCTACCGCCCGCGAGCCCGCGCGGGGGACGCCCCCGGCTGGACCGACTGGACGCTCGCCGCCGTCGCACTGGTCGTCGGCCTCTACCCGGTGCTGACCGGGTACGACGCCTTCCTCGACCGCCAGGGCATCCTGTCCCCGCTGGACATCGTCGCCGGCGCGCTGCTGCTGGTCCTGATCCTCGAAGCCACCCGCCGCACCACCGGCCTGGTGCTGCCGATCGTCTGCCTGCTCTTCCTCGCCTACGCCTACTACGGCGGCTTCCTCCCGCAGAACTGGGGCATCGCGCACGCGGGCATCGACTTCAGCCAGATCGTCAACGCGCTCTACAACGACGCCAGCGGCTTCTACGGCACCCCGCTCGACGTCGCGGGCAGCTACATCGTCCTGTTCACCCTGTACGGCGCCGTCCTCAACGCTTCGGGCGCCGGGCAGTTCTTCGTGGACATCTCGTTCGCCGCGTTCCGGAAGTCGCGGACGGCGCCGGGCCGGACCACCGTCCTGTCGGGATTCCTGCTCGGCACGGTCTCGGGTTCGGGCACCGCCACCGCCGTCAGCCTCGGCTCGATCACCTGGCCGATCCTCAAGAAAGCCCGCTACCCCAAGGAAAACGCGGGCGGCCTGCTCGCCGCGTCCGGGATCGGGGCCATCCTCTCGCCGCCGACGCTGGGCGCCGCCGCGTTCATCATCGCCGAGTACCTGCAGACGTCGTACCTGAAGGTGCTGATCTGGGCGACCGTGCCGACGCTGCTGTACTACCTCGGCATCGTGTTCGCGATGGAGGCCGACGCCCGGCGCTTCAAGGCCGAAGCGGTCGACGTCCCCCACGGCGATCCCTGGAAGCTGTTGCTGCGCGGCGGTTACCACTTCCTCTCGCTGGCGATCATCGTCGTGTTCCTCGCCCTCGACATCCCGCCGTTCGCCGCGGTCGTCTACGCCACCGGCGTCGCCGCGCTCTTCGCGCTGATCGCCCGCCGCCGCGACGTCCGCGGGTGGGCGAAGGACATGGTCGACGCGCTTTCGGCCGGGGTGCGCGGGGCGCTGCCGGTGATCGCGGTGTGCGCGGCGGCCGGGGTGATCACCTCGACCATCACCAAGACCGGGCTCGGCCTCGAACTCGCGGACGCGCTGGTGGAACTGGCCGGCGTGCTCAGCGACAACGGCACGGTGATCCTCGTCCTGACCGTGCTGCTCTCGGCGGTCGCCGTCGGCGTACTCGGCCTCGCGGTACCGGTCACCGCCAGTTTCATCATCGCCTGGGTCGTGATCGGCCCGGCACTGGAGACGCTGGGCGTCGCCGACGCCGAGCGCGCGATGTTCATCTTCTACTACGCCGTGCTGTCCGAGGTCACGCCGCCGACCGCGCTCGCCGCCGTCGCTTCGGCGGCGATCACCGGCGGCTCGGTGCTGGGCACCATGTGGCAGTGCTGGAAGTACACGCTCCCGGCGTTCCTCGTGCCGATCGCCTTCGTGCTCACCGACAACGGCGCCGCGCTGCTGCTGGAGTCCGACGCGCTGACCGTCGGCTGGGTGGCGGCGGTCTCCGCGCTGGCCGTCGCCGCGCTGGCGGTGGTGACCGGGGGCTGGCTGTTCGGGCCGGTCAGCCTGCCGGTGCGGCTGCTGTTCGTGCCCGCCGCGCTGTGCCTGCTCTACCTGGAGCCGGTGCCGATCGCGATCGGTGCCGCGTGCGGTGCCGCCGCGCTGCTCGCCCACGCCGTGATCAAGAGGAGGACAGCATGA
- a CDS encoding leucyl aminopeptidase, whose protein sequence is MTVPKLALSDNTGEALAKTRADVVVIGTLAGEDGPVLADGAAAVDAAFDGRLADLLATLGASGKAEEVVKVPTLGKLPAAVVLAVGLGKPGDGVTPEQVRRAAGAAGRALAGTDRALVTLSELDLQAAVEGTVMGSYVFTAYRSEKGDAPVAKVDFASPADGTAREHKATLKAATSIAEAVLTARDLINTPPNDLYPASFADRAKKLAEDNGLEFEVLDEKALKRKGFGGILGVGGGSSRQPRLVRIGYKPAKAAKKVALVGKGITFDSGGISLKPAANMDHMTSDMSGAAGVLAAVVLAAKLKYPLEVVAHIPLAENLPSGTSYRPGDVLTMYGGKTVEVLNTDAEGRLVLVDAMVRAAEENPDYLIETSTLTGAQVVALGNRTAGVMGSDDFRDRVATIMQATGENGWAMPLPEELRADLDSRLADLANVTGHRWGGMLAAGIFLREFVADGLDWVHIDIAGPSFNTGSPWGYTGKGGTGVPVRTIAAVLADIAANG, encoded by the coding sequence GTGACCGTGCCTAAGCTCGCCCTGTCCGACAACACCGGGGAGGCACTGGCCAAGACGCGCGCCGACGTGGTCGTCATCGGCACCCTGGCTGGCGAGGACGGCCCGGTCCTCGCCGACGGCGCCGCCGCCGTCGACGCCGCCTTCGACGGGCGCCTCGCCGACCTGCTGGCCACCCTCGGCGCGAGCGGCAAGGCCGAAGAGGTCGTCAAGGTCCCGACGCTGGGCAAGCTCCCGGCCGCCGTCGTGCTCGCCGTCGGCCTCGGCAAGCCGGGCGACGGCGTCACCCCCGAGCAGGTCCGCCGCGCCGCGGGGGCCGCCGGCCGCGCGCTGGCCGGCACCGACCGCGCGCTCGTGACGCTGTCCGAGCTCGACCTGCAGGCCGCCGTCGAGGGCACGGTCATGGGCTCCTACGTCTTCACCGCCTACCGCTCCGAGAAGGGTGACGCCCCGGTCGCGAAGGTCGACTTCGCGAGCCCGGCCGACGGCACCGCCCGCGAGCACAAGGCGACGCTCAAGGCCGCGACCTCCATCGCCGAAGCCGTCCTCACCGCCCGCGACCTGATCAACACCCCGCCGAACGACCTCTACCCGGCCTCCTTCGCCGACCGCGCGAAGAAGCTGGCCGAGGACAACGGCCTCGAGTTCGAGGTCCTCGACGAGAAAGCCCTGAAGCGCAAGGGCTTCGGCGGCATCCTCGGCGTCGGCGGCGGTTCGTCCCGCCAGCCGCGCCTGGTGCGCATCGGCTACAAGCCCGCCAAGGCCGCCAAGAAGGTCGCGCTGGTCGGCAAGGGCATCACGTTCGACTCGGGCGGCATCTCGCTCAAGCCCGCCGCGAACATGGACCACATGACCTCCGACATGTCCGGCGCGGCCGGCGTGCTCGCGGCCGTCGTGCTGGCGGCGAAGCTGAAGTACCCGCTCGAGGTCGTCGCGCACATCCCGCTGGCGGAGAACCTGCCCTCGGGCACCTCCTACCGCCCGGGCGACGTCCTGACGATGTACGGCGGCAAGACCGTCGAGGTCCTCAACACCGACGCCGAGGGCCGGCTCGTGCTCGTCGACGCCATGGTGCGCGCGGCCGAGGAGAACCCGGACTACCTGATCGAGACCTCGACGCTGACCGGCGCCCAGGTCGTCGCGCTCGGCAACCGCACCGCCGGCGTGATGGGCTCGGACGACTTCCGCGACCGCGTCGCCACGATCATGCAGGCCACCGGCGAGAACGGCTGGGCCATGCCGCTGCCGGAGGAACTGCGCGCCGACCTCGACTCGCGGCTGGCCGACCTGGCCAACGTGACCGGCCACCGCTGGGGCGGCATGCTCGCCGCCGGGATCTTCCTGCGCGAGTTCGTCGCCGACGGCCTCGACTGGGTCCACATCGACATCGCCGGCCCGTCGTTCAACACCGGTTCGCCCTGGGGCTACACCGGCAAGGGCGGCACGGGCGTCCCGGTCCGCACGATCGCCGCGGTCCTGGCGGACATCGCCGCCAACGGCTGA
- a CDS encoding DUF402 domain-containing protein — protein sequence MTDRRWRPGQTVVERFHRPDGSIGQVHPLRVLADDGRVLLAWLPAGTPIVGSRLVDGRSMAEAPLDQRFRIPRVPVPDFWHRTSTLRRIADDEWSSVWWFFDAQGRFTNWYVNLEVPLGRNPQGVDRIDGVLDVVVDRDGTWRWDDEDEAEVAIDAGRLTREQLDRLRDEGERIGALAERGAYPFDGTDTDFRPDPAWPAPELPPGLLAGLSPRSGEGSAPARR from the coding sequence GTGACTGATCGACGGTGGCGGCCGGGGCAGACGGTGGTCGAACGGTTCCACCGCCCGGACGGCTCGATCGGCCAGGTCCACCCGCTGCGCGTGCTGGCGGACGACGGCCGCGTGCTGCTCGCCTGGCTGCCGGCGGGCACGCCGATCGTCGGCAGCCGGCTCGTGGACGGGCGCTCGATGGCCGAAGCGCCCCTGGACCAGCGGTTCCGCATCCCGCGCGTGCCGGTGCCGGACTTCTGGCACCGCACGTCCACGCTGCGCCGCATCGCCGACGACGAATGGTCGTCGGTCTGGTGGTTCTTCGACGCCCAGGGCCGCTTCACGAACTGGTACGTCAACCTCGAGGTCCCGCTCGGCCGGAACCCGCAGGGGGTGGACCGCATCGACGGCGTGCTCGACGTCGTCGTCGACCGGGACGGCACCTGGCGCTGGGACGACGAGGACGAGGCCGAGGTCGCGATCGACGCCGGGCGGCTGACGCGGGAACAGCTCGACCGGCTGCGCGACGAGGGCGAGCGGATCGGCGCGCTGGCCGAACGCGGCGCCTACCCGTTCGACGGCACGGACACCGACTTCCGCCCGGACCCGGCGTGGCCGGCGCCCGAGCTGCCCCCGGGACTGCTGGCCGGGCTCAGCCCGCGGTCAGGAGAAGGATCAGCGCCAGCACGGCGTTGA